In Stenotrophomonas sp. ASS1, the following proteins share a genomic window:
- a CDS encoding transporter, which yields MHTLMRITPLALAALAGTALAAPPTSDDGADVQALANQLEQLKANYAQEVRRLRELDMQVQAMQARLSGRVGPVTAPPAAPLAQAAAAAVPPSSEGYASTAAEAQQAKQESRRSVDDVKQQQSALFSRRFTIENSLTYARYDRKQLTLNGFLALDAIFLGNIAIENVESDSLTYNVAARWGVSPNLTLNLDVPYLARRTVYQKGGAGGAAAAIAQEETNGNGLGDIGLSANYRLFGERGWRPETVLTAGVTAPTGRAPYGLDWKVIERDDDDYIRFAVPREQPTGNGVWQANLGLSMVKTADPAILFANIGYVHSIPRGFNDIDSNPDTVNPGDVKLGGSVYFGAGVAFAFNERTSLSLSFSDRISARASTRFQGGKWMKVIGSDANAASLNLGVTYALNQHTTLVTLLGIGLTPDAPDFTLAFKIPYML from the coding sequence ATGCACACCCTGATGAGGATTACCCCGTTGGCGCTGGCGGCGCTGGCGGGCACCGCCCTTGCCGCACCGCCGACGTCTGACGATGGCGCTGACGTGCAGGCCCTGGCCAACCAGCTGGAACAGCTGAAGGCCAACTACGCACAGGAAGTGCGGCGGTTGCGCGAACTGGACATGCAGGTCCAGGCCATGCAGGCGCGCTTGAGCGGGCGGGTTGGCCCGGTCACAGCCCCACCGGCCGCGCCATTGGCGCAGGCGGCCGCCGCCGCGGTCCCTCCGAGCAGCGAGGGCTACGCCAGTACCGCTGCCGAGGCGCAACAGGCCAAGCAGGAGTCGCGGCGCAGCGTGGACGACGTGAAGCAACAGCAATCGGCCCTGTTCTCCCGCCGCTTCACCATCGAGAACAGCCTCACCTACGCCCGCTACGACCGCAAGCAGCTCACCCTCAACGGCTTCCTCGCGCTGGACGCCATTTTCCTCGGCAATATCGCCATCGAGAACGTGGAGTCCGACTCGCTGACCTACAACGTGGCGGCCCGCTGGGGTGTCAGCCCGAACCTGACGCTCAACCTGGACGTGCCCTACCTGGCCCGGCGCACCGTATACCAGAAGGGCGGCGCCGGCGGAGCAGCGGCCGCCATTGCACAGGAAGAGACCAACGGCAACGGCCTGGGTGATATCGGGCTCAGTGCGAACTACCGGTTGTTCGGCGAACGCGGCTGGCGTCCTGAGACCGTGCTTACCGCCGGCGTCACCGCCCCCACCGGGCGCGCACCCTACGGCCTGGACTGGAAGGTGATCGAGCGCGATGACGACGACTACATCCGCTTCGCCGTGCCGCGCGAGCAACCCACTGGCAATGGCGTATGGCAGGCCAACCTGGGCCTGTCGATGGTGAAGACCGCCGACCCGGCCATCCTGTTTGCCAACATCGGCTACGTGCACTCCATCCCGCGCGGGTTCAACGACATCGACAGTAATCCGGACACGGTGAACCCGGGCGATGTGAAGCTGGGCGGCTCGGTGTACTTCGGCGCAGGCGTGGCCTTCGCATTCAACGAGCGGACCAGCCTGAGCCTGTCCTTCAGTGACCGCATCAGCGCACGCGCTTCCACCCGCTTCCAGGGCGGCAAGTGGATGAAGGTGATCGGCAGTGATGCCAATGCGGCATCACTCAACCTGGGCGTGACCTATGCGTTGAACCAGCACACCACGCTGGTGACGCTGCTCGGCATCGGACTGACCCCGGATGCGCCGGACTTCACGTTGGCGTTCAAGATTCCGTACATGTTGTAG
- a CDS encoding SPFH domain-containing protein, which yields MGLVQAVKGAVGGVLADQWKDFYTVPAGLPSTAALFAAVPQGTNAGRGSNTSGSSNIITNGSKIIVPEGYGLLLFQDGAITAFVAEPGGYEWRSDDLNSQSIFAGDGLVSTFIKQSWERFKFGGQPGSQQAAYFVSLKELPDNRFGTQSEIYWDDGFLNTQVGAVTRGSYTLKIVDPILFVKNFVPASYLQPGQVFDFTDLDNAAASQLFNEVVGSLAPAFSLYTNDPSKGNRITKLQQDSLGFAQSLSAAVEQGYQWKSDRGLAIVKTAIVSIEYDANTRELLKTVQRADALSGSRGNSNLQASVAQGIQSAGENGGAAGLVGVGMASGMFGVGGMQQPVTPAADDPVAKLKKAKEMLDLGLITQSDYDALKAKALGL from the coding sequence ATGGGTCTGGTACAGGCGGTGAAGGGTGCGGTTGGCGGTGTGCTGGCCGACCAGTGGAAGGACTTCTACACCGTGCCGGCGGGCCTGCCGTCCACGGCGGCCCTGTTCGCGGCGGTGCCGCAGGGCACCAATGCCGGCCGCGGTTCCAACACCAGCGGCTCGTCCAACATCATCACCAACGGCTCGAAGATCATCGTGCCGGAGGGCTATGGCCTGCTGCTGTTCCAGGACGGCGCGATCACCGCGTTCGTCGCCGAACCGGGCGGCTACGAGTGGCGTTCGGACGATCTGAACTCGCAGTCGATCTTCGCCGGCGACGGCCTGGTCAGCACCTTCATCAAGCAGAGCTGGGAGCGCTTCAAGTTCGGCGGCCAGCCGGGCTCGCAGCAGGCGGCCTACTTCGTCTCGCTGAAGGAGCTGCCGGACAACCGCTTCGGTACCCAGTCGGAAATCTACTGGGACGACGGCTTCCTCAACACCCAGGTCGGTGCGGTCACGCGTGGTTCGTACACGCTGAAGATCGTCGACCCGATCCTGTTCGTGAAGAACTTCGTACCGGCCAGCTACCTGCAGCCGGGACAGGTGTTCGACTTCACCGATCTGGACAACGCCGCGGCCAGTCAGCTGTTCAATGAAGTGGTCGGTTCGCTGGCGCCGGCCTTCAGCCTGTATACGAACGATCCCAGCAAGGGCAACCGCATCACCAAGCTGCAGCAGGACTCGTTGGGCTTCGCGCAGAGCCTGTCGGCCGCCGTCGAACAGGGTTACCAGTGGAAGTCGGACCGTGGCCTGGCCATCGTCAAGACCGCCATCGTCTCGATCGAGTACGACGCCAATACCCGCGAACTGCTGAAGACCGTGCAGCGCGCCGATGCGTTGTCCGGTTCGCGCGGCAATTCCAACCTGCAGGCCAGTGTCGCCCAGGGCATCCAGTCGGCTGGTGAGAACGGCGGCGCGGCGGGCCTGGTCGGCGTCGGCATGGCGTCGGGCATGTTCGGTGTGGGTGGCATGCAGCAGCCGGTCACCCCGGCGGCAGACGATCCGGTCGCCAAGCTGAAGAAGGCCAAGGAAATGCTGGACCTGGGCCTGATCACCCAGAGCGACTATGACGCCCTGAAAGCCAAGGCACTGGGCCTGTAA
- a CDS encoding TFIIB-type zinc ribbon-containing protein, whose product MSDPRNGPPPLPGSAPATPPPLPASSLDGPGSPQDVPPLPGSFPLDTSKLPQAIRDEVEAPDPVAIDTSASELKDGLNRCPKCGATDIRPKAGTDILVCLYCRHEWHGARVEEEFGLGEAIDQLRGTVIASGARDIDADTSALMTFKCTGCGAEVTVNTESTMTARCHWCRHVFGVNEQISNGAVPDAVLPFHIKKDDAVARIRQFVDKRRMFALKAFKDQFTPENVVGVFLPYMIVDSNVSAAVAGKGEIKTREYTVGSEKNKRTLYDADVYQVERQVDFTVDDLPLESSAERGNLDTRANTNNIINTILPFDTKNAVKWNASYLAGFTSEKRNLDVEKLRPRLEDQLLSIARAQVEGSVKRYNRGVRWEQEQLEVHGTRWVSMYLPVWLYSYHQPGKNGGMLHYIAVNGRTGETMGSVPVQQWKMLLAALATGTVIEALAIAFLVAST is encoded by the coding sequence ATGTCCGATCCCCGAAACGGCCCACCGCCGCTGCCCGGATCCGCGCCCGCGACGCCGCCGCCCCTGCCGGCGTCGTCGTTGGATGGGCCCGGTTCGCCGCAGGACGTCCCTCCCCTGCCCGGCAGCTTCCCGCTGGACACCTCGAAGCTGCCGCAGGCCATCCGCGATGAAGTGGAAGCGCCCGATCCCGTGGCCATCGATACCTCGGCCAGCGAGCTGAAGGACGGCCTCAACCGCTGCCCGAAGTGCGGCGCCACCGACATCCGGCCCAAGGCCGGCACCGACATCCTCGTCTGCCTGTACTGCCGTCACGAATGGCATGGCGCGCGGGTCGAGGAGGAATTCGGGCTGGGCGAAGCCATCGACCAGCTGCGCGGCACCGTCATCGCGTCCGGCGCACGCGACATCGATGCCGACACCTCGGCGTTGATGACGTTCAAGTGCACCGGCTGCGGCGCCGAAGTCACGGTCAATACCGAAAGCACGATGACGGCGCGCTGCCACTGGTGCCGCCACGTATTCGGCGTCAACGAACAGATCAGCAATGGCGCGGTACCTGATGCAGTGCTGCCCTTCCATATCAAGAAGGACGACGCGGTCGCGCGCATCCGCCAGTTCGTCGACAAGCGCCGGATGTTCGCGCTGAAAGCGTTCAAGGACCAGTTCACCCCGGAAAACGTGGTGGGCGTGTTCCTGCCCTACATGATCGTCGACAGCAATGTCAGCGCTGCGGTGGCCGGCAAAGGCGAGATCAAGACCCGTGAGTACACGGTCGGCAGCGAGAAGAACAAGCGCACCCTCTACGACGCCGATGTCTACCAGGTCGAACGCCAGGTCGATTTCACCGTCGACGATCTTCCGCTGGAATCCTCGGCCGAGCGCGGCAACCTGGATACCCGCGCCAACACCAACAACATCATCAACACCATCCTGCCGTTCGATACCAAGAACGCGGTGAAATGGAACGCCTCCTACCTGGCCGGCTTCACTTCGGAGAAGCGCAACCTGGATGTGGAAAAGCTGCGGCCGCGGCTGGAAGACCAGCTGCTGTCGATTGCCCGCGCACAGGTGGAAGGCTCGGTGAAGCGCTACAACCGCGGCGTGCGCTGGGAGCAGGAACAGCTGGAGGTGCATGGCACCCGCTGGGTGTCGATGTACCTGCCGGTCTGGCTGTACTCGTACCATCAGCCTGGCAAGAACGGCGGCATGCTGCACTACATCGCGGTGAACGGCCGTACCGGCGAAACCATGGGCAGCGTGCCCGTGCAGCAATGGAAGATGCTGCTGGCGGCCCTTGCCACCGGCACCGTCATTGAAGCCCTCGCAATTGCCTTCCTGGTGGCATCGACATGA
- a CDS encoding tyrosinase family protein — MRYTRRDFLATTASASLASLVAPGAWASGAAPAGKAAQARYHRYNVTSPEGQRMLASYARGIKAMLALPADDPRNWFRNAFVHLMDCPHGNWWFYVWHRGYVGYFEQTIRTLSGDPQFAMPYWDWTELPRIPPAMFDGVLTPTDGAYAPYTRNLAVFTRFMRPALQRYWDTLDAGQRGQLKFRGYLTADDVWNDVTGYSVAEKTGISGNAAYAITCGARYLWRENPGFDAKTASAVSPDTIHAGLSPVEFYNDDVSRSFTSSRTASHVVQPDGATKFSVLEGFPHNKVHNCIGGVGAVDPGPYGNMTNFLSPLDPIFYLHHANMDRLWDVWNQLQQSRGKPIMPVNVDQRRQFMNEPFRFFVDAQGKPVGERPASAFFSTTAFDYDYVYARRNDLLEAATLPAAAGTVRLVRGTRSDGAVRVAVPNEAVRAHLTTSGPRQLIAEVTLERPRGLNNTREFDVLINAPAGTASVAADSPYYAGTVSFFGPTMAGMDHSHPTTFAVPLPQKLGALQTLNAADKGTTTLEIRLVASSGQAPQTFPVLDAAILVAPLRP, encoded by the coding sequence ATGCGCTACACACGTCGTGATTTTCTTGCCACCACCGCCAGCGCTTCATTGGCGTCACTGGTAGCACCCGGGGCCTGGGCCAGCGGCGCCGCACCGGCCGGAAAGGCCGCGCAGGCACGCTACCACCGCTACAACGTCACCAGCCCCGAAGGCCAGCGCATGCTGGCCAGCTATGCACGCGGCATCAAGGCCATGCTGGCATTGCCGGCAGACGATCCACGCAACTGGTTCCGCAACGCCTTCGTGCATCTGATGGACTGCCCGCACGGCAACTGGTGGTTCTATGTCTGGCACCGGGGCTATGTCGGCTACTTCGAACAGACCATCCGTACGCTCAGCGGTGATCCGCAGTTCGCCATGCCCTACTGGGACTGGACCGAGCTGCCACGGATTCCCCCAGCGATGTTCGACGGCGTATTGACGCCCACTGACGGCGCCTATGCGCCGTATACGCGCAACCTGGCGGTCTTCACCCGATTCATGCGCCCGGCGCTGCAGCGCTACTGGGACACGCTGGATGCAGGCCAGCGCGGCCAGCTCAAGTTCCGCGGCTACCTCACTGCAGACGATGTCTGGAACGATGTGACCGGCTACAGCGTCGCGGAAAAGACCGGCATCTCGGGCAATGCAGCCTATGCGATCACCTGCGGCGCCCGCTACCTCTGGCGCGAGAATCCCGGCTTCGATGCAAAGACCGCTTCGGCCGTGTCTCCCGACACCATCCACGCGGGGCTGTCGCCGGTCGAGTTCTACAACGACGATGTCAGCCGCAGCTTCACCAGCTCGCGTACGGCCTCGCACGTGGTACAGCCTGACGGCGCCACGAAATTCTCGGTACTGGAAGGATTCCCGCACAACAAGGTGCACAACTGCATCGGTGGCGTCGGCGCGGTCGATCCCGGCCCCTACGGCAACATGACCAACTTCCTGTCACCACTCGATCCGATCTTCTACCTGCACCACGCCAACATGGACCGCCTGTGGGATGTGTGGAACCAGCTGCAGCAATCCCGCGGCAAGCCGATCATGCCCGTCAATGTCGACCAGCGGCGCCAGTTCATGAACGAACCGTTCCGCTTCTTCGTCGATGCACAAGGCAAGCCCGTTGGCGAGCGTCCGGCCAGCGCGTTCTTCTCCACCACGGCCTTCGACTACGACTACGTCTACGCGCGCCGCAACGACCTGCTGGAGGCGGCCACACTGCCAGCAGCTGCCGGCACGGTGCGGCTGGTGCGCGGCACACGCTCCGATGGCGCCGTCCGCGTGGCTGTCCCCAATGAGGCGGTGCGCGCGCACCTGACCACATCGGGCCCGCGCCAGTTGATTGCCGAAGTGACCCTGGAGCGACCACGCGGTTTGAACAATACGCGCGAGTTCGACGTGCTGATCAACGCACCGGCGGGAACCGCCTCCGTGGCGGCCGACAGTCCGTACTACGCCGGCACTGTATCGTTCTTCGGGCCGACCATGGCCGGGATGGATCACAGCCACCCAACCACGTTCGCGGTGCCGCTGCCGCAGAAGCTGGGGGCCCTGCAGACACTGAATGCCGCCGATAAGGGAACGACCACGCTGGAGATCCGCCTGGTCGCATCGTCCGGCCAGGCACCGCAGACATTCCCGGTGCTCGACGCCGCCATCCTGGTTGCGCCGCTGCGGCCGTGA